In Oryza glaberrima chromosome 8, OglaRS2, whole genome shotgun sequence, the following are encoded in one genomic region:
- the LOC127781804 gene encoding uncharacterized protein LOC127781804, with protein MMRLRRGHITQLLLLILAPVRLLQEITIEEAATTLAPPPPQTISSMIGSLRGRGRRLLAAASALALLLLLLLSRSPRRRPHGYGVVIDAGSTRSRVHVIAYRSPAASAAAAALPWIDWARTASMKAAPGCCPSPPIRAAWVGRWRCSWSSLMVGGGEARHGLVRQGGKSRGRRVRLMVSGGGEGRHGRVRRGGKSRGRRVRREAEIILFGVRSFFRSFWRAVSFSGARRSINPVLIATTGLIQR; from the coding sequence ATGATGCGGCTGCGACGAGGGCACATCACCCAGCTTCTGCTGCTGATACTTGCTCCCGTTCGCCTCTTGCAGGAGATCACCATTGAAGAGGCTGCGACAACcctagctcctcctcctcctcagacCATTTCCTCCATGATAGGCTCCCTccgtggccgcggccgccgcctcctcgccgccgcgtccgccctcgcgctcctcctcctcctcctcctgtcccgctcgccgcgtcgtcgtccccaCGGGTATGGCGTCGTCATCGACGCCGGTAGCACGAGGAGCCGCGTCCACGTCATCGCCTACcgctcccccgccgcctccgcggccgcggccgcgctccCGTGGATCGACTGGGCGCGCACGGCATCGATGAAGGCGGCCCCGGGCTGTTGTCCTTCGCCTCCGATCCGGGCAGCGTGGGTCGGTCGCTGGCGCTGCTCGTGGAGTTCACTcatggtcggcggcggcgaggcccggCATGGTCTGGTGAGGCAAGGTGGGAAGTCACGCGGGCGGCGGGTGAGGCTCAtggtcagcggcggcggcgagggccggCATGGTCGGGTGAGGCGAGGTGGGAAGTCACGCGGGCGGCGGGTGAGGCGGGAGGCGGAGATAATCCTCTTTGGCGTGCGTTCTTTTTTTCGTTCTTTTTGGCGTGCAGTTTCTTTTTCCGGAGCGAGACGCAGTATTAATCCGGTGCTAATTGCAACCACAGGATTAATCCAGCGCTAA